Below is a genomic region from Pirellulales bacterium.
TTCGTGGGCACCGTCCGATCTTCATCGATACGCTCTCGTTCGAGCGTTATCGCGAGGGGGAGGCGTGGGTGGCTTATCGGCAATTCTGCCAGCATTTTCTGGCCCCTCTCGCCTTGATGAGCTGGTGCGATGTACGACTGGGACAATTCGTCGAACTCTATATCGATGGATTGCCGCTCGATCTCACTTCCCGGCTCCTTCCTTGGCGCAGCCGCCTGCGACTGGGCTTGCTGGCACATCTCCATTTGCACGCCCGAGCGCAACGTCGCTATGCCAATGCCCGTCGCAAGGTTGCCACGCGGCGTGTCTCGAAATTTCAATTGACGGCGCTGATCGAGAATTTGAAGTCCACCGTGATGGGGCTTCGCTACCAACATGCCGAGTCGACCTGGGGGCGCTATTATGAGGAGACGAACTACACTACCGCGGCGTTCCAGACCAAAGAGCGGCTCGTCGGAGAGTTTGTCGAGGCCATTCAGCCGCGCACGACCTGGGATTTGGGCGCCAACACGGGGCACTTTAGCCGTCTTGTGGCACAGCACGGCGGAGAGGTGATCGCCTTCGATTTCGACCGAGATGCCGTGGAACGCAACTATCAGCAGTGCGTACGCGAACGAGAAAGCTCGATTCTGCCCTTGGTCCTGGATCTGACGAATCCGAGCCCGGGACTCGGCTGGCAGAACCTGGAGCGAGACTCGCTATTGGCGCGATCGGGCGTCGACCTGGTGATGGCTTTAGCGCTGATTCATCACCTGGTAATCTCGAACAACGTGCCGTTGGAAAAGGTCGCGCAGCTCTTGCATCGCCTGGGCCGACATTTAATCATTGAGTTTATTCCGAAGTGCGATTCTCAGGTTCAGCGACTGCTGGTGACGCGCGAGGACATCTTTCCGGACTATACGCGACAAGGCTTCGAGTCCGCCTTCTCGAGCTTG
It encodes:
- a CDS encoding class I SAM-dependent methyltransferase, with protein sequence MSRTIPDEALPASFRDPAGFLFRRDGRLRRQVNPCYRDDYNRLIESGLYETLSADGKLIAHEEVAEPSFDGTDADRILAPEQIAFISYPYEWCFGQWKAAALLTLEIQQRAMACDMSLKDCSAYNVQFRGHRPIFIDTLSFERYREGEAWVAYRQFCQHFLAPLALMSWCDVRLGQFVELYIDGLPLDLTSRLLPWRSRLRLGLLAHLHLHARAQRRYANARRKVATRRVSKFQLTALIENLKSTVMGLRYQHAESTWGRYYEETNYTTAAFQTKERLVGEFVEAIQPRTTWDLGANTGHFSRLVAQHGGEVIAFDFDRDAVERNYQQCVRERESSILPLVLDLTNPSPGLGWQNLERDSLLARSGVDLVMALALIHHLVISNNVPLEKVAQLLHRLGRHLIIEFIPKCDSQVQRLLVTREDIFPDYTRQGFESAFSSLFVLQRIAELEGSERVLYWMTSKAPDAV